The following are encoded together in the Candidatus Tumulicola sp. genome:
- a CDS encoding cysteine dioxygenase family protein: MSRLLADASNAGEHFDPYVKASESYTRTCLYADDRFEVLILDWTAGASSSIHDHGGQHCWFVVLEGNLIVQNYDRVDDCSTTGRAVLEWRSWENLESGALDVRSGPYDIHRVASDGRRALSLHVYAKPLSEFLVYEPTLARCQTAYGNYDRIIRPVELGISS, from the coding sequence ATGTCCCGCTTGCTTGCGGATGCCTCCAACGCAGGCGAGCATTTTGATCCCTACGTGAAAGCGTCGGAATCGTACACGCGGACGTGTTTATATGCCGACGACCGATTCGAGGTGCTGATCCTCGATTGGACGGCCGGCGCAAGCTCGTCGATCCACGACCACGGCGGCCAGCACTGTTGGTTCGTGGTGCTCGAAGGCAACCTGATCGTTCAGAATTACGACCGCGTCGACGATTGCAGTACGACCGGCCGCGCGGTGCTGGAATGGCGCTCGTGGGAAAATCTCGAGTCCGGAGCGCTGGACGTTCGATCCGGCCCCTACGACATTCACCGCGTCGCGAGCGACGGCAGACGCGCACTATCGTTGCACGTGTATGCGAAGCCACTGAGCGAATTCTTGGTGTACGAACCAACATTGGCGCGCTGTCAAACCGCGTACGGCAACTACGACCGCATCATACGCCCCGTGGAGCTCGGGATATCTTCGTGA
- a CDS encoding FAD/NAD(P)-binding protein produces MSDCEVAIVGGGFSGITVAAQLARLAPEGLSVRLFEDGALARGAAYGTRHGEHLLNTRASAMTALVDEPDHFVRWLDGSAQPHEFVSRRTYGDYLESIATDTFAHPGFKRVEDRVESVERLPQGGFSITDSQGRSTRSTYTVLAVGHASPATGFLPAAMIASDRFVSDPWRFDYSAVEGDVLVIGSGLTALDAVSALRTGGHRGRIDVVSRHGRFPQTHTEFPAPYDAAPLLDASDARRLLRSFRQCLVAAANRGYDWRCVVDALRPHSESLWRRLPEAERLRFDRHLRARWELRRHRAPQPVAEALEVYRDSGRLGVYAGSVHSYRDSRVEIALSNGSTVTLEPRWIVNCTGPARGMAAFDRAPLAELRRVGALSPAASGRGVRVDGSMHPIGRDGTAVPGLFAVGPLAGGSFFESTAVPELRVQARAAAAAIVKERAAGATVGYLSMTMPTRDLT; encoded by the coding sequence GTGAGCGACTGTGAGGTAGCGATCGTAGGCGGCGGCTTCAGCGGTATCACCGTCGCGGCGCAGCTCGCTCGCCTCGCTCCCGAGGGTCTTTCGGTACGTCTTTTTGAGGACGGCGCGCTGGCCCGCGGCGCGGCCTACGGAACCCGGCATGGCGAACATCTGCTCAATACGCGCGCCTCGGCTATGACGGCGCTGGTCGACGAGCCCGACCATTTCGTCCGCTGGTTGGACGGGTCGGCGCAGCCGCACGAGTTCGTATCTCGTCGCACCTACGGTGACTATCTCGAATCGATCGCAACCGACACGTTTGCGCATCCGGGATTCAAGCGCGTCGAGGACCGTGTCGAATCGGTCGAACGGCTTCCGCAAGGCGGTTTTTCGATCACCGACTCGCAAGGCCGTTCGACTCGAAGCACCTACACCGTGCTGGCCGTCGGGCACGCATCTCCGGCGACCGGCTTTCTGCCGGCCGCGATGATTGCGTCGGATCGCTTCGTCTCCGACCCGTGGCGGTTCGACTACTCGGCAGTCGAAGGCGACGTTCTGGTGATCGGGTCGGGCTTGACAGCGCTGGACGCCGTTTCCGCGCTGCGCACCGGCGGGCATCGAGGCCGCATCGACGTGGTTTCCCGGCATGGCCGCTTCCCGCAAACGCACACGGAATTCCCGGCCCCCTACGACGCCGCTCCGCTGCTCGACGCGAGCGACGCGCGGCGTCTGCTACGCAGTTTCCGCCAGTGCCTGGTAGCGGCGGCGAATCGCGGCTACGACTGGCGATGCGTGGTCGACGCCCTACGCCCGCACAGCGAATCGCTGTGGCGCCGCTTGCCGGAGGCCGAACGTCTGCGCTTCGACCGTCATCTGCGTGCCCGTTGGGAACTGCGCAGGCACCGCGCGCCGCAACCGGTGGCCGAAGCGCTCGAGGTCTATCGCGATTCTGGCCGGCTCGGCGTGTATGCCGGCAGCGTTCATAGCTATCGGGATTCGCGCGTGGAAATCGCTCTCTCGAACGGATCGACCGTAACGCTAGAACCGCGCTGGATCGTCAACTGCACGGGTCCCGCCCGCGGCATGGCCGCGTTCGACCGCGCGCCGTTGGCCGAACTGCGCCGCGTCGGCGCGCTATCGCCGGCGGCGTCGGGCCGCGGCGTCAGGGTCGATGGCTCGATGCACCCGATCGGACGCGATGGAACGGCCGTTCCCGGCCTGTTCGCTGTCGGGCCCCTGGCCGGGGGCAGCTTCTTCGAGTCGACCGCCGTTCCAGAGCTTCGCGTCCAGGCGCGAGCGGCGGCCGCGGCGATCGTTAAGGAGCGGGCAGCCGGGGCCACGGTCGGCTACTTGTCGATGACGATGCCGACTCGCGACCTCACCTGA
- the gcvPB gene encoding aminomethyl-transferring glycine dehydrogenase subunit GcvPB has product MAAPSSDRTATPVIFELGSEGRANRYVEPGEPLESFLPSEALRADLPLPNHSELDVVRHYTRLSQRTFGIDLGFYPLGSCTMKYNPRINDAMAAKPEFAQLHPYTPDAYAQGALAVMYELERNLSSLFGMAAFSLNPAAGAHAELTALLIAKRYFRDRGETKRDKVIVPDTAHGTNPASAAMCGFHVISLPSDERGRVSVEALSQVVGDDTAVCMMTNPNTLGLFEESIAAVAAVVHAAGGLMYYDGANANALMGNARPGDMGFDLMHLNTHKTFTIPHGGGGAGHGPIGVAAHLVDYLPTPVVVATERGGDASGAPSDRLTFRLDFDRPKSIGPVRSFWSNFAHAVRALAYIYANGAEGLTRVSQLAVLNANYLRVKIAEFLETPYAEICRHEFVVSAQSLKRETGVRALDIAKALLDRGFMAPTMYFPLIVPECLMIEPTETESKETLDEFVGALREIVSRAHSAPDELFAAPVTTVVGRVDETLAARRPDLRWEARAQQEKDPSTVKKVTKVNF; this is encoded by the coding sequence GTGGCCGCGCCGTCGTCTGACCGTACCGCAACCCCCGTCATTTTCGAACTCGGCAGCGAGGGGCGCGCCAACCGTTACGTCGAGCCGGGCGAACCGCTTGAAAGCTTTCTACCTTCGGAAGCACTTCGAGCCGATCTGCCGCTGCCGAATCACAGCGAACTGGACGTCGTGCGTCATTACACGCGTCTGTCGCAACGAACGTTTGGTATCGACTTAGGGTTTTATCCGCTGGGTTCGTGTACGATGAAGTACAACCCGCGGATCAACGACGCGATGGCCGCCAAGCCCGAGTTCGCGCAGCTACACCCGTACACGCCGGACGCGTACGCGCAAGGCGCCCTCGCGGTAATGTACGAGTTGGAACGCAATCTCAGCTCGCTGTTCGGGATGGCGGCGTTTTCGCTCAATCCGGCGGCCGGTGCACACGCCGAACTCACCGCGCTGTTGATCGCTAAGCGCTATTTTCGCGATCGTGGAGAAACCAAGCGCGATAAGGTGATCGTTCCGGACACCGCGCACGGAACCAATCCGGCGTCGGCCGCTATGTGCGGATTCCACGTGATTTCGTTGCCGAGCGACGAGCGCGGACGCGTCAGCGTCGAAGCGCTGTCGCAGGTTGTCGGCGACGACACGGCCGTGTGCATGATGACCAACCCTAATACGCTGGGTTTATTCGAAGAGAGTATCGCCGCCGTTGCCGCCGTCGTGCACGCCGCGGGCGGATTGATGTACTACGACGGCGCGAACGCGAACGCGTTGATGGGCAACGCGCGACCGGGCGACATGGGCTTCGACCTCATGCACCTCAACACGCACAAGACGTTTACGATCCCGCACGGCGGCGGCGGCGCGGGCCACGGCCCGATCGGCGTGGCCGCGCACCTGGTCGACTATTTGCCGACGCCGGTCGTGGTAGCCACCGAACGTGGCGGAGATGCATCCGGGGCGCCGAGTGACAGGCTGACGTTCCGTTTGGACTTCGACCGGCCGAAATCGATCGGTCCGGTGCGTTCGTTCTGGTCCAACTTCGCGCACGCCGTGCGCGCCCTGGCATATATCTACGCCAACGGGGCCGAGGGGCTGACGCGCGTTTCGCAACTGGCGGTGCTGAATGCTAATTATCTGCGCGTGAAGATCGCGGAGTTTCTCGAAACGCCCTACGCCGAGATTTGCCGCCATGAGTTCGTCGTTTCGGCCCAGAGTCTCAAACGAGAAACCGGCGTTCGTGCGCTCGACATCGCGAAGGCGCTGCTCGACCGCGGGTTCATGGCACCAACGATGTATTTTCCGCTGATCGTCCCCGAGTGCTTGATGATCGAACCGACCGAAACCGAGTCGAAAGAAACGCTCGACGAGTTCGTCGGCGCGCTACGAGAAATCGTGTCGCGGGCACATTCCGCTCCGGACGAATTGTTCGCCGCGCCGGTCACGACCGTCGTTGGACGGGTCGACGAAACGCTGGCAGCGCGTCGCCCGGACCTTCGTTGGGAAGCGCGGGCGCAACAGGAGAAGGACCCCTCGACTGTAAAAAAAGTGACTAAAGTTAATTTTTAG